A region of Leifsonia xyli DNA encodes the following proteins:
- a CDS encoding type III secretion protein yields the protein MSDAQERTEKATDKRMKEARSKGRLSKSMDLTAWVGVGAAAVMLPFTLQQGTTAAIDQLFSVRSVIESPDPAKAVAALGDGFGSIMATIGPLLAVGALAVVGAAAVQGGIHFKKLEGKYEQFNLVQGLSRVFGMRALWEGAKTLLKSAVVAVGLYLVVQGLMPVLLTSGSMPLASLLSAASGGTAGLLQAAVGAGLVLAGLDVLVVMRRNRKHTRMSKQEVRDENKNTEGDPLVRSQRRSRQLAMSRNRMIAAIGGSDVVLVNPTHIAVAVKYEPGKSAPRVVAKGAGAIALRIREKAEEERVPIVKDIPLARALHAGCEIGDEIPVELYNAVARVLAFVMSLKKRGSSAGIHTMRPQLGGLS from the coding sequence ATGAGCGACGCGCAGGAACGCACCGAGAAGGCGACCGACAAGCGGATGAAGGAGGCCCGCTCCAAGGGCCGTCTCTCCAAGTCGATGGACCTCACCGCCTGGGTCGGCGTCGGCGCCGCGGCGGTCATGCTCCCGTTCACGTTGCAGCAGGGGACCACTGCGGCGATCGACCAGCTGTTCTCGGTGCGCTCGGTGATCGAGAGCCCGGACCCCGCCAAGGCGGTCGCCGCCCTCGGAGACGGCTTCGGCAGCATCATGGCGACCATCGGACCGCTGCTCGCCGTGGGTGCGCTCGCGGTGGTGGGCGCGGCGGCGGTGCAGGGCGGCATCCACTTCAAGAAGCTCGAGGGCAAGTACGAGCAGTTCAACCTGGTCCAGGGGCTCAGCCGGGTGTTCGGGATGCGCGCGCTCTGGGAGGGCGCGAAGACACTGCTCAAGTCGGCGGTGGTCGCGGTCGGGCTGTACCTCGTCGTGCAGGGCCTGATGCCGGTGCTGCTGACCTCCGGCTCCATGCCGCTCGCGTCGCTGCTGTCCGCCGCCTCCGGCGGCACCGCGGGGCTGTTGCAGGCGGCGGTGGGCGCCGGACTCGTGCTGGCCGGGCTCGACGTGCTCGTCGTGATGCGCCGCAACCGCAAGCACACGCGCATGAGCAAGCAGGAAGTCCGCGACGAGAACAAGAACACCGAGGGCGACCCGCTGGTGCGCTCGCAGCGGCGCTCCCGCCAGCTGGCGATGAGCCGCAACCGCATGATCGCCGCGATCGGAGGCTCGGATGTCGTGCTCGTGAACCCGACCCACATCGCCGTCGCCGTGAAGTACGAGCCGGGCAAGTCGGCGCCGCGCGTCGTCGCGAAGGGCGCGGGCGCGATCGCGCTGCGCATCCGCGAGAAGGCGGAGGAGGAGCGCGTGCCGATCGTCAAGGACATCCCGCTCGCGCGGGCGCTGCACGCCGGCTGCGAGATCGGGGACGAGATCCCCGTCGAGCTCTACAACGCCGTGGCGCGGGTGCTCGCCTTCGTGATGTCGCTCAAGAAGCGCGGCTCGTCCGCCGGAATCCACACCATGCGTCCCCAGCTGGGAGGGCTGTCGTGA
- a CDS encoding flagellar biosynthetic protein FliR: MNIPIDIAAIEAVALASLRMVAFLVIAPPFSYNGFPAQVKGMLAIGLAIAVAPRVGSGYHSGDTGAFLLDLVRELAVGATLGFLVFLVFAAIQSAGSFIDLFGGFQLAQAFDPQAMINGAQFTRMFQLTALALLFASGGYQLIIGGLVRSFDAIPLASALSMADPAKEMVNGVTQMFLAALQIAGPLIVVLFLADVGLGLLTRVAPALNAFSLGFPLKIMLTVVLSAIVFVALPGVVSGLTDTAVKTMLGVGR; the protein is encoded by the coding sequence ATGAACATCCCCATCGACATCGCGGCCATCGAGGCCGTGGCGCTCGCGTCGCTGCGGATGGTGGCGTTCCTCGTCATCGCGCCGCCCTTCTCGTACAACGGGTTCCCGGCTCAAGTGAAGGGGATGCTCGCGATCGGCCTCGCGATCGCGGTCGCGCCCCGCGTCGGCTCCGGCTACCACTCGGGCGACACGGGGGCGTTCCTGCTGGACCTCGTGCGCGAGCTCGCGGTCGGGGCGACCCTCGGGTTCCTCGTCTTCCTCGTGTTCGCGGCCATCCAGTCGGCGGGCAGCTTCATCGACCTGTTCGGCGGGTTCCAGCTCGCGCAGGCGTTCGACCCGCAGGCCATGATCAACGGCGCGCAGTTCACCCGGATGTTCCAGCTCACCGCGCTCGCGCTGCTGTTCGCATCGGGCGGCTACCAGCTCATCATCGGCGGACTCGTGCGGTCGTTCGACGCCATCCCGCTCGCCTCCGCGCTCAGCATGGCCGACCCGGCGAAGGAGATGGTGAACGGGGTCACCCAGATGTTCCTCGCGGCGCTGCAGATCGCCGGGCCCCTGATCGTCGTCCTGTTCCTGGCGGATGTCGGCCTCGGCCTCCTCACCCGCGTGGCGCCCGCGCTCAACGCGTTCTCGCTCGGCTTCCCACTCAAGATCATGCTGACCGTCGTGCTCTCGGCGATCGTGTTCGTCGCGCTGCCCGGCGTCGTCTCGGGGCTCACCGACACCGCCGTCAAGACCATGCTGGGGGTGGGCCGATGA
- the fliQ gene encoding flagellar biosynthetic protein FliQ (with proteins FliP and FliR forms the core of the central channel in the flagella export apparatus) encodes MNPSAVLDIAMQGLMVTAKLAAPIVVTALVVGFAISLVQSITQIQEVTLSFVPKAAAVAVALIICGQWMISELVSFTHVLFDKIPLLLGGG; translated from the coding sequence ATGAACCCGTCCGCCGTCCTCGACATCGCCATGCAGGGACTCATGGTCACCGCGAAGCTGGCCGCGCCGATCGTCGTCACGGCGCTGGTCGTCGGCTTCGCGATCTCGCTCGTGCAGTCGATCACGCAGATCCAGGAGGTCACGCTCTCGTTCGTGCCGAAGGCCGCGGCGGTCGCGGTGGCGCTCATCATCTGCGGCCAGTGGATGATCTCCGAGCTGGTCTCCTTCACGCACGTGCTGTTCGACAAGATCCCCCTGCTCCTGGGCGGTGGGTGA
- a CDS encoding EscR/YscR/HrcR family type III secretion system export apparatus protein, translating to MTAGTGRLPRLAVAGALVAVVAVAIVLLGANAAHAVPTPVPTPSGPAGPGGTGGITVDINGPNGTPNAAILTLVGITVLSVAPALLLMMSSFTKIFVVLAITRNALALPSIPPNQVLAGLALFLSLFIMSPVLVDINNSAVQPYLAGHIDFTGAVHAAEGPLRHFMAAHTREEDIALMTRAAGRPNPENVNSVPMLTLIPAFMISELRAAFIIGFVIFVPFLVIDMVVSAALMSMGMMMLPPVMISLPFKILLFVLVDGWGLIIQSLITSYGSSG from the coding sequence GTGACGGCGGGAACGGGGAGGCTTCCCCGTCTGGCCGTCGCCGGCGCGCTCGTGGCCGTGGTCGCCGTCGCGATCGTGCTGCTCGGCGCGAACGCCGCCCACGCCGTCCCCACGCCCGTCCCGACTCCGTCCGGCCCGGCCGGTCCCGGGGGCACCGGCGGCATCACGGTCGACATCAACGGCCCGAACGGCACGCCCAACGCGGCCATCCTCACCCTCGTCGGAATCACCGTCCTGTCGGTGGCGCCGGCGCTGCTGCTGATGATGTCGTCGTTCACCAAGATCTTCGTGGTGCTCGCGATCACCCGGAACGCGCTCGCGCTTCCGTCCATCCCGCCCAACCAGGTGCTCGCCGGCCTCGCCCTGTTCCTGAGCCTGTTCATCATGAGCCCGGTGCTGGTGGACATCAACAACTCGGCCGTGCAGCCCTACCTGGCCGGCCACATCGACTTCACCGGCGCGGTGCACGCCGCCGAGGGACCGCTCCGGCACTTCATGGCGGCGCACACCCGCGAGGAGGACATCGCGCTCATGACGCGCGCCGCCGGTCGCCCGAACCCGGAGAACGTCAACAGCGTCCCGATGCTCACGCTCATCCCGGCGTTCATGATCTCGGAGCTGCGCGCCGCGTTCATCATCGGCTTCGTCATCTTCGTGCCGTTCCTCGTCATCGACATGGTGGTGTCCGCGGCGCTGATGTCGATGGGCATGATGATGCTTCCGCCGGTGATGATCTCGCTGCCGTTCAAGATCCTGCTCTTCGTGCTGGTCGACGGCTGGGGGCTCATCATCCAGAGCCTGATCACGAGTTACGGGAGCAGCGGATGA
- a CDS encoding flagellar biosynthetic protein FliO → METLFIALRVLVVLGVMVALLWFVQRRVTKGRTSARRRRGNAVTVVGRQGVGPKASVVVVDVDGNRFVLGVTERQVSVLHTSDRPQDADVTPLVRVPEAAAEVQTEARTGTDDAPAITASSSTSTTTTTRQDADFLTAQGRASLFDEALKGSILSPATWRQASSAVRHKK, encoded by the coding sequence GTGGAGACCCTGTTCATCGCCCTGCGCGTGCTCGTCGTGCTCGGCGTGATGGTGGCGCTGCTGTGGTTCGTGCAGCGTCGCGTCACCAAGGGGCGCACCTCCGCGCGGAGGCGCCGCGGCAACGCGGTGACCGTCGTCGGGCGGCAGGGTGTCGGGCCGAAGGCGTCGGTGGTCGTCGTGGATGTGGACGGCAACCGGTTCGTGCTCGGCGTGACCGAGCGCCAGGTGTCCGTGCTCCACACCTCCGACCGTCCGCAGGATGCGGACGTCACCCCGCTCGTCCGCGTGCCCGAGGCCGCGGCCGAGGTGCAGACCGAGGCCCGCACCGGGACGGACGACGCACCCGCGATCACCGCGAGCAGCAGCACCAGCACCACCACGACCACCAGGCAGGATGCCGACTTCCTCACGGCGCAGGGACGCGCCTCGCTCTTCGACGAGGCACTCAAAGGCTCGATCCTGTCCCCGGCCACCTGGCGGCAGGCGAGTTCGGCGGTGCGGCACAAGAAGTGA
- a CDS encoding sulfatase-modifying factor protein — translation MDIELARIPAGTVQLHDARRKRRWTVELEPFELGVFAVTEAEVAELIGEPSTRTRRPATGISWQRAIRLCNAASEWEGLDPAYTFDGEDVTWHVDADGYRLPTEAEWEFACRAGSTGPHYGPLPEVAWTSADGLSAPADVGLRLPNLNGLFDTLGNVWEWCWDLLDPGRYGDYRVFRGGGFADDAWSVRASVRRGGPPRAQHPDVGVRLARGGFDAEGAAQGWSAAADAERAGLDGPLPPGWTPLR, via the coding sequence GTGGACATCGAGCTGGCGCGCATCCCGGCGGGCACCGTGCAACTGCACGACGCCCGGCGCAAGCGGCGCTGGACCGTCGAGCTGGAGCCGTTCGAGCTCGGGGTCTTCGCCGTGACGGAGGCCGAGGTCGCCGAGCTGATCGGCGAGCCGTCGACCCGAACGCGCCGCCCGGCGACCGGCATCAGCTGGCAGCGCGCCATCCGACTCTGCAATGCGGCGTCGGAGTGGGAGGGACTCGATCCCGCCTACACGTTCGACGGCGAGGACGTCACCTGGCACGTGGACGCGGACGGCTATCGCCTGCCGACCGAGGCCGAGTGGGAGTTCGCCTGCCGCGCGGGCTCGACCGGTCCCCACTACGGCCCGCTGCCCGAGGTCGCCTGGACGAGCGCGGACGGACTCAGCGCGCCGGCGGACGTCGGACTCCGCCTGCCCAACCTGAACGGCCTGTTCGACACGCTCGGCAACGTCTGGGAGTGGTGCTGGGACCTCCTCGACCCCGGACGCTACGGCGACTACCGCGTGTTCCGCGGCGGCGGCTTCGCCGACGACGCCTGGAGCGTCCGGGCCTCCGTCCGTCGCGGCGGCCCTCCGCGCGCGCAGCATCCGGATGTGGGTGTGCGGTTGGCGCGCGGTGGCTTCGACGCGGAGGGCGCGGCCCAGGGATGGTCGGCGGCCGCGGACGCGGAGCGCGCGGGCCTCGACGGACCGCTGCCACCCGGATGGACGCCGCTGCGCTGA
- a CDS encoding flagellar motor switch protein FliN — translation MSMTSIANASGLSLGQAQAAAEALARVLPTGTPLTPLIAQGADVPVGVQAVVATFVGAVSADLAVVLLEVPHLVDEGADGSPVVALQDVLQPALEAASDTLGAGVLDDARAEDAAALFADPATTVFALSGGAGVAGWFAVHGRASVSERPGGGALGGKLARISNVEMALTVEIGRTRMAVRDVLAMEPGAVIELDRSAGSPADVLLNGRLIAHGEIVVIDQDYAVRITKILDTAEDLD, via the coding sequence ATGAGCATGACCAGCATCGCCAACGCCTCCGGACTCTCCCTCGGGCAGGCACAGGCCGCCGCCGAGGCGCTCGCCCGCGTGCTCCCGACGGGCACGCCGCTGACGCCGCTCATCGCGCAGGGGGCGGATGTGCCCGTCGGCGTGCAGGCGGTCGTGGCGACCTTCGTCGGCGCCGTCTCGGCCGACCTCGCGGTGGTGCTGCTCGAGGTGCCGCACCTCGTCGACGAGGGCGCGGACGGCTCGCCGGTCGTGGCGCTTCAGGATGTGCTCCAGCCGGCCCTCGAGGCGGCGAGCGACACCCTCGGCGCCGGCGTGCTGGACGACGCACGCGCGGAGGACGCCGCCGCCCTGTTCGCCGACCCGGCGACGACGGTCTTCGCCCTGTCCGGCGGCGCCGGGGTCGCGGGATGGTTCGCGGTCCACGGCCGTGCCTCCGTCTCCGAGCGCCCGGGCGGCGGCGCCCTCGGCGGCAAGCTGGCGCGCATCAGCAACGTGGAGATGGCGCTCACGGTCGAGATCGGCCGGACGCGCATGGCGGTCCGCGACGTGCTCGCGATGGAGCCCGGCGCGGTCATCGAGCTGGACCGCTCCGCCGGCTCGCCCGCGGACGTCCTCCTCAACGGCCGCCTGATCGCGCACGGCGAGATCGTGGTCATCGACCAGGACTACGCGGTGCGGATCACGAAGATCCTCGACACCGCCGAAGACCTGGACTGA